The Gambusia affinis linkage group LG09, SWU_Gaff_1.0, whole genome shotgun sequence DNA window aaacacgttCTGCATAACTCAGTGCTGAGCCCAAATCTggaatgttcttattttttcttctgtgaagTGTCGGCTGTCACCTGGTGTTTGTCCCGGCCCAGAGAGACATCCACCACGAATTCATCTACCCACAGCCTCCCTTCATCCTGCCGAACCTCATCAAAGACCAGGCCCAGGCCCAGGTCGttctctcatacacacacacacacacacacacacacacacacacacactcacagaatAGATGGTCTGATCCTGGTAGACTCAACACATGCAGCAAGTGTCAATCAATTCCTCCTGAAAGCTGTGATGCTGTAAATTCACTCATCATTTGCTAAATTTTCACAGGTCAATTCCAACTTTTCCCcaaatctgaccaatcaccTTAATGTTTTCTACTTTATGTAGTTTCTTTCTGACTAAATCATCTAAAATGAATCAGTTTAAACAAGCAGGTGAACTGAgactctcctctctgctcccgTTCTGACGGTTCTCCGATGTTTAACGTATTTGTGCAGCGGGTCACCCTGGCTCCTGACCCCTGCACCCTGCTGATCGACGGAGTGACTTTTGGCCTGACGTCTTCCGACATCCTGTTCCACATGGGAGCAGAGGAGATCAGCTGGTGAGGAAACATTCACAGATGACAGAAACCTTTCTCCAATTTCCGCTCCCTGTCATCTCAGTGTAATAACTGTAGCCATGCGGTGTTGCAGCGGCACTAGTTCGGACCGATTCTCCCGCATCCTAAACCACATGCTGACTCAGAGGAGGTACATGTCATCCAGgtcttcctttttatttttccttttatcacGTCGAGAAGCACTAATGTCCGTCTCTTCCTGCAGTTACTACCCCCTGTACCCACCCGCCGAGGAGGTGAACATGGATTACGAGAAGTTCCAGATTCACGGTCAGATGTTGGTCACACCAGATATTCTCGTTGTTCCCTCTGAGCTGCGTTACTTCGTGAAGgtagaaacatttcagaattgTTTCAAAAACTGGACCAAATGTCCACTTGaccatgtttttaataatttaacccCCCTTTCCTCCTCACACCATCAGGATGTGGCGGGTTGTGTGTGCGTGAATCCTGGACGGCTCACCAAAGGCCAAGTGGGAGGAACGTACGGCAGGCTGCTCATCCAACGCAGCGCCGCACCCGAAGACGGCAAGCGAGAGAGCCCATGTTTAACCGCTCAGGTTGTGAAAATATGATATAATAAAGATTCAAATTGCCAAGAACATGTAAAATGAGCTGAGTTATCTgcaagttttcagtttttcttaccaggattttaaaaagcatttgtttcCTGGTGAAATCCTAATGGTCTACTTTTATATTCCAAAAATGTCTAAAGGGCTGTTTTcagaaatgcagcagaaataaattattaaactcatttgtacagtttttgttCTGTCCTGACTGTTTCTTTCAAGCTTTATCTCAACAATCATCTCTGCCATGTGTAATGAtttaacaaaacttttctttggatcatttatgattttgtttttttattgttttctattggtggttgaaattaatttatcttaatTAGGGCTGAATTAAGATATGCAGTGACTTGAGTATCTCaattaaaattcctcaaggaaAATTCATCGAAGCTTCGTTAAATTGTCTCAGAACCGAGTCGTGATGAGagactcgattactaaaatattgttttataacagcCCCAATCCTAATAAAGTTCTACTTTAATGAAAAGCAGATTTCAAATAAAtcagcatttttacaaacattgccataaaacatttttatttatccatcaAAATTGGCTTTATTGGTGAGATGTGTGCACAATGAATTTATGTTGAGTGGTTTCAGCATACAGACATTAAATGTATGAAGAATAAAATAGAgcacacaaagaagaaaataatgtgAAAGATGCAAGTGTATATCAAAGCAGtatatttaagtttaaaagtatttattcagttcaagaaggaaaaaaaacaatggaaagttgggtggaaggaaaaaagtggACATGCAAAAGGAATCACCAAAGATTCACAAACTGCGGACTGTGGGTGGATGCAGAGCTTCAAGAGTCGTAACTGTCGTTACGTTTGGAGAACAAGGAGAGGCAGAGACTTCACAACCTAAACAGTGAAACCTGCTGATGAATCAACCTGGGCTTCCCCAACACCTCAATGCAGCGCCATGGTGATGCAGTGACCCCATCAGTGTTGTCCGACCTGCTGAGGTCATCAGAGATCTGGtgctttcctctctttctctacTGCATAGTTGCTATTTGGAGGAATTTCATGGTGTCCACCATGTCACATTTAGTCATAAAAGTGATCAGACTCGTCCGAGTCGCTTTTATGGCCCGTCTTCGCTCTGTCCTCCGTCACTTGAAAGATGCCCAAGTTGAGACATGTGgctgaaaaatatattcagtACAAATCTCAATGTTGAACGTCTTCAATTAcctgcaaaatatatttatttcctgATGTTCCTGAACGTACCTTTGGGCTTCTCTTTGGTTTTCACAgcattttgtctgaaaagtgaaacagaagCGATTAAATTATATTCCATGATGTGTTTTATGACTGAAGATTTCCTCACTTTTTGTTTATTGGCTTTTGAGGTGCCAGAAGATTCTCAATGTCTTCTTCATCACTTGGTTCTTTTGACTTATTGTCTGAGGACCGAGTGTCGCTCCCCTCTCCCTCGTCTTCAGCTGCTTCCTCTGGAATGTTCTTCATCTGTTTGGACCTGAAGCAAAATGGCTGCATGTTTAGTTTGTGCCAAATGAAAAGGTTTCATGGTTTCATGGTCGTACCTGTTTTCCTGCGGACAGATGATGCTGTCCTCAGAGTCTCCTGCTTCTTCACTCCTGGGTTGGTCTTCCTCTTCGCttgactcctcctcctcctcttctatCCTCTCACTaccttctctctcttcctcatcttcatcctgtGAGGAGTCAGAATCCTTCTCCCTGTCATCTCTGTCTTCATTCTCCAGTTTTTCTGACTGATCTTTGTCTTCTTCCACATCCTTATCCTCCTTTTGATTCCTATTTGAAGGAACCTCATCGTTGCTCTCCTCATCGTCTTCCTCAACATCACCGCCCTCTTTACTTTTCACCTCCTTCTCAGTCTCTTCATCTCCACAgctttggtttttctttctttcttcttcatccTTTTCTTCTGCGACGCTTTGCTCGGAGCTGTAAACTTCCTCATCATCactattttgactttttgctAGATCATCATCTCCTCTACAGCTTCCTGATTTATTGTCTTGAGTTGGACTTCTCGTTTGTTCACTCAAGCTATCagtctgctcctcttcctcactcctgctaagctcctctgcctccttctcaGACGGTGGTGACCCAGTGTTGACCCCCTGGCCTCGCTCTGACCTCCTGCTTGTTGTGCTTCCTTCCACAGAGGAGCAGTTTGTTTCTGAGTCCAGGGCGACGGCGCAGGAGGCAGCGACAACCTCACTGGAGGTCCTGGATGTCCTGATAAGAGATGGTTGAAAAACGGAGATCTGAGAGCTAACCCTATGTGAGAACAGAAgcagagtttatttttctaaacagcTAAATTTAGTTTCCGGGTAAGAAATCCTTAAAATACAAGGAAATGATAAACACAGTTACAATAACTGTCTTCCAGCCTCagtcaggaaaaataaaaccaatttatTAGGTTGTGGTctttttttagcttattttaaaaattgtaattaaaaagCGTAATTATGTCGTTTCAGGTTTCACCTCTGTgcttcataactgcttaaaaattaaaaaacagtgGGTGGAGTGAAAActagataaaacaggaaagttgAAGTCATCCGTTTgtcagtatttcagatatttaaaccaaaagtctaatcaataattatcaacaTTGACTGATATTAAACGTCTCTATATCATGATACGTTTCCTCAGACATATCATTCAGAAATGAaggattatttaaaatatttgcacatggCTGTGTATCGTTTTGGTCATAGATTATGGAGGCACGTATTGTTGGTGAGCGTGATGTATCATGGAGTGAACATAATCATTATTTGTTACCTCTGAGAACCAGATCTTTCTGACTCTGAGGACGAAGCCTctgttcttcctttcttctctcttttcttcttctctctgctggtCAAACTGGAATCTCTGCCGCTCTCACTGCTTTCCACGTGTCCACTAGAGAGACGGACTGCAGGATGGAAAGAAATTATCAATCAGAAACATGTGGGCACTTTACTTACTTACATACAGAGTTTGTTTCCTCCTGCTTTTCACCTGGTTTAATGTCGAGCTCAGAGGACAAACACCTTCCGCCTCCACCACCTCTCACCCTCTTTGAATCTGCTGCGCTCGTCTCAGTTTCTCGCTCTACAATTCGAGAAACACTCGACGCTGGCGGGTCATGGGTGTGGAGCTGACCTGCAGATCCCACAGCGATCCCATCAGAGCAGGGGTGACTGTAGCGTTCAGGAGGGCGGCCGACAGCTTCAGATCTGACCCACAGCTGACGGTGATCTGATGGGTAGGTGAGGTGTTGCAGCAGAGGCGGGTGAGGATATGGGGAGCTGGGTGGAGGGAAAGGTGAAGGACTCTGGGATTGAAAAGGTGTTTGGAGGAACCCTGGAGGCATCCCAGCTTGGGTTAACCAGGAAGACTCCTGATGGGGATAACAGGAGGAACGATCTCGGCTATAAGCAGAGCTTCCTTCGGTGGGAAACGTTTGAGGAGCATCAACTTTTAGAGCCTTCATGGAAGGATCTGTGAATAAAGAGAAGCTTGGTGGAAGAAGCTCCAAGTTTCCAGGTTCTTTAACAAGAAGAACTGTTTGCAACTTCATATcttcaaatggaaaaagaagaaaataaaccttgTGAAATCAGAGGCTCATCAAGTGTTGCTGTTGAGACTTGATCTTTACTTTGCTGTAGATAAGACTTCAAACAATCTTCCATTCTCTGTTGAGTAAATAAACGACAAATATGATgagcaataaacagaaaattaatatttttttcatttgtataagatttttgtagaaacactttttttaaataaaaaaatgaaaggaggGCTTATGGAGAAAATATAGTAATACCACGAGGTTTTCTTTACTTGTTATTGCATTGTATATGAAGCAATGCATActtgtaaagtggaagaaaacttttgcctcaaattttaaaaaatgtggagCATATTTGGTTTAAGCTCTTATTAGTTCATACTTTGCAAAACAATTGTTTACTCCAGGTATTTTAGGGGCTTTGTTTACCATGTAGACAATACTATCACCAATGTAAATGTTCACCACACTTTTGTATTGGTCTGTAACATAGAatcccaaaaatattttcatattttcttagTTGTGgcaaaatgggaaaaagtttaacattgataaatatttttaaggcagTGAAGTGTGATTGCACCTTCTTGTGAGAGGCCTCAGTTTTctcctgaagctgctgctgccagcaGGGGAGTTTTTCCTCCAGGTACCGCTCGTACTccatctgaaaatgttaaagtgtACATTTAAATAACTGTTTAAATCTAAGACAAACGTTCAATCCTGAGTTACTTTAAAACATCTCCTAGTtactgaatttaatttgatttaatgccTATACTGTCACTGTATCTGTCACCAACAACAGAACTGCTCGCGTTGATTAGTGCTAGATAAAAACGATTTGAGAATCTGTCAGTGCGGGTtattgtatgtgtgtgtgttggctgtGTGCATCCTGTAACCCGTATAGTTTTCATGGCAGCGTTGCAGGCCAGCATCTCCTTCAGTGTCTCCTGGGCTCTCTCAAACTGCAGGAGAAGCTGCCTGTTGTGCTGCTGGGCTCTGCGCTCTCTCTccttcagctcctgcagacGCTGCTGAAGTTGCATCCCTCTGCTACAGGAAATAGAGagggaaaagttaaaaattgtGGTGAGATGCAGCGTGGGGCATTCTGTATCTGCATCCCATGCCATGTTGTGTTTGCACAGGATTAAACTAGTGGGGAAAATTCATCTTCTG harbors:
- the LOC122836945 gene encoding protein starmaker-like isoform X2, with the translated sequence MKALKVDAPQTFPTEGSSAYSRDRSSCYPHQESSWLTQAGMPPGFLQTPFQSQSPSPFPPPSSPYPHPPLLQHLTYPSDHRQLWVRSEAVGRPPERYSHPCSDGIAVGSAGQLHTHDPPASSVSRIVERETETSAADSKRVRGGGGGRCLSSELDIKPVRLSSGHVESSESGRDSSLTSREKKKREKKGRTEASSSESERSGSQRVSSQISVFQPSLIRTSRTSSEVVAASCAVALDSETNCSSVEGSTTSRRSERGQGVNTGSPPSEKEAEELSRSEEEEQTDSLSEQTRSPTQDNKSGSCRGDDDLAKSQNSDDEEVYSSEQSVAEEKDEEERKKNQSCGDEETEKEVKSKEGGDVEEDDEESNDEVPSNRNQKEDKDVEEDKDQSEKLENEDRDDREKDSDSSQDEDEEEREGSERIEEEEEESSEEEDQPRSEEAGDSEDSIICPQENRSKQMKNIPEEAAEDEGEGSDTRSSDNKSKEPSDEEDIENLLAPQKPINKKQNAVKTKEKPKATCLNLGIFQVTEDRAKTGHKSDSDESDHFYD
- the LOC122836945 gene encoding protein starmaker-like isoform X1; protein product: MAAPGENLLSVERLTSMDQNTFTKQRELFIKKSRGMQLQQRLQELKERERRAQQHNRQLLLQFERAQETLKEMLACNAAMKTIRMEYERYLEEKLPCWQQQLQEKTEASHKKRMEDCLKSYLQQSKDQVSTATLDEPLISQDPSMKALKVDAPQTFPTEGSSAYSRDRSSCYPHQESSWLTQAGMPPGFLQTPFQSQSPSPFPPPSSPYPHPPLLQHLTYPSDHRQLWVRSEAVGRPPERYSHPCSDGIAVGSAGQLHTHDPPASSVSRIVERETETSAADSKRVRGGGGGRCLSSELDIKPVRLSSGHVESSESGRDSSLTSREKKKREKKGRTEASSSESERSGSQRTSRTSSEVVAASCAVALDSETNCSSVEGSTTSRRSERGQGVNTGSPPSEKEAEELSRSEEEEQTDSLSEQTRSPTQDNKSGSCRGDDDLAKSQNSDDEEVYSSEQSVAEEKDEEERKKNQSCGDEETEKEVKSKEGGDVEEDDEESNDEVPSNRNQKEDKDVEEDKDQSEKLENEDRDDREKDSDSSQDEDEEEREGSERIEEEEEESSEEEDQPRSEEAGDSEDSIICPQENRSKQMKNIPEEAAEDEGEGSDTRSSDNKSKEPSDEEDIENLLAPQKPINKKQNAVKTKEKPKATCLNLGIFQVTEDRAKTGHKSDSDESDHFYD